GTCCGCCGTCGGGCGCAACACCATCCACGCCATGCAGTCCGGAATCTTCCTCGGCTATCTCGGCATGATCGAAGGGCTTGTGTCGCGCATCAAGGCGCAGATGATGCAGGACGACCCCGTCATCGCCAGCCCGGACGAGATTCGCGTGTTCGCGACCGGGGGCCTCGCGCGTGTCTTCCAGCCGCATACGAACGTCTTCGACCGCATCGAGCCTGAGCTGACGCTCGACGGCCTGCGCGTCATCCATCAACTCAACGCGCCGGTGCAGGAGTAGCCCATGGCCGTCACACTCAACCGCACAACCCGGCAGACCATCCTGCGCCTTGTCCTGCTCACCGCGGGCACGCTGATCTGGGTGGTGTCGGTCGTCGTGTTCATGGCGCCGTTCAACATCGCACCGGCGGGCGTTTCGGGCGTGGCGGTGCTGCTCAATCACCTGTTCGACACCCCGATCGGCTTGATCGTGCTGCTCGGCAATATCCCGATCCAGATCTACGCGTACCGTGTGTTGGGTGGGTGGCGCACCGTCGCGTCGACGGTCTACTGCGTTGTGCTGTTCTCGCTGTTGACCGACTGGGCCGCGCCGCTGTTCCCGCCGCAGGGTGTCAGCGACAACGTGCTGCTTAACGCGCTGTTCGGCGGCGTGGTGGGTGGCGTCGGGGCCGGGCTGATCTACAAGGCGGGCGGGACGGCCGGTGGCACGTCGACTTTGGCGCGCATCTTCCAGCATCGCTTCGGCCTGCCGCTGAGCACGGTCTACCTGTACGCGAACATCGCGGTGGTCGGCGCGGCGGGGCTGGTGTTTGGCTGGGAGGGCGCGTTGTATGCGATCGTCGCGCTGGGCGTCGAGGGCGCGACGTCGGACTACCTGCTCGAAGGTCCCAGCGTCGTGCGCATGGGGTTGATCATCACCGACCATCCGGACACTGTGGCACATGCGATCATGGAGATGATGGGGCGCGGCGTGACGAGCTGGCAGGCGACCGGCATGTATACCGGCCATGAGCGCACGATGCTGTTCGTCACCGTGGCGCGCTTCCAGATCGACCAACTCCGGCAGATCATTGCGTTCACCGACCCGAACGCGTTCGTCGTGATCGCGCAGGGGCATGTGGCGTATGGGCAGGGTTTCCTGAGGCCCGGCGGCAGCTTGGACGAACTGATGGCGGGTAAGCGGCGGGACTAAGCGCCGTTACTGTCCCGCCTCCGCCATCAGCGCCTCGGCCACCGCCAGCAGATCGGCACGGCAGCCGGGCCCGATCTCGGTGTTCTCGCGCACGAGTTCAGCGTATCGGTTCAGGTCCTGTGCAGACTCCCTCGCGGCAGGCAGAACATCCGCAACTGTGATAGGGACGCATGCACTTTCGACGCTTTCCAGCAGTTCGAGCGACGGATCGGGAATGACAACGCGGACCACGTCCGCCACGATGTCCTGCGACCAACGCACTGAATTAGCCATTGCGAAAGGCTGTGTTTCATAGATGACTTGACGACTCTTCCACGAACCGACAATGACCCGCCCGCCGTATGGGCTGTAGTCCATGCTAATAAGAGCGAGGATCGGCCGGTAGATTTCCATCTGTTGGCCGGTCTCGAGGTTCCAGATGTACAACACACCCTCGCCCGCTGCTCCAGCTAGTTCGGGCTTTTGCGGATTCCAGCGCAATCGCAGTGGGACAGCGGGCAAGCCGCTGAAAGTATGAACGGTGCCTCCACTTAGCGTCTCCCAAACCGTCACGAACGCGATCTTGGGAGAAGGGGCGTAGGGCAACGTGTTGGGAGTACCTGGTTCAGCATCGGTTAAGAAAGCGGCAGCCAGATAGCGGCTGTCCGGACTCCAACGCAGTCCAATCGGATACTCCATGGGGACCGTGGTGATGAGACGTCCGTCCTGCGCGCTGATGATGTCGGTTCTACCGATGGGTTGCAGAAGCGCGAAGTACTCCCCGTCTGGACTCCAAAGGACTGCGTCGGGGATCATCTCTCCGGTCGGTACGGATCGCACGAGCGCACCGGTGTTCGAGTCGTACAGACCGAGATTGCGTTCGTCCACCCACGCAAGTACTTGTGCGCCGTCCGGACTCCAGCCGCCGATCCCGGAGCGCGAGCTGAGCGTAAGAAGCACATCGAGCGTTTGCACGTCACGGATGTCACGTCCCATCGCAAGGCGTGTGCCGTCCGGGCTCCAGTCGGCACTGATCTGGCTCTCGGTCTGGAAGAACCGCACAAGCTGCAAGTTGGTATCGAAGAGCCACAATCCCCAGACGCCGGGCGAACCGCGCCCGATGACGAACAGCCCTTCCCCTCGCGGGTGCCACTTGATCTCAATTACGATTTCAGGCGTTTCGTCAGCTTGGGCGAGGGACGATCCCATATCCCCCGCCGTCCAAAGCAGGGCAACAAAGGTTAACGTGAAGAACCTGAGTACGACTCGCTTGCTGGACATGGTTATCTCCAACACTCTTAATGGCCCGAGGTGGCAGATCACTGCCAGTCTGGATGGACGTACAACTGTGACAAGTTGATCGTGATATTGCCAGAAGTGTAGGACTGGTAGCGCCAGACCGGATAGCATATCTCGCCTCGGACCAGTCACACTCTAACCGGCGGCGTCCGGTTCGCAGTCACGCATCAAGTCCGCCCAGATCCATCCTGTCGACGAGAGCTGATCCCAGCCGATGTAATACCACTCGCCGGGTGTTTCGCCGGCCTGTACGGCCTGAATCTGATAGACCTCATAATCGACCTGCGACTGCGATTTCGCAATGACGTCGTACTCGGTCCCCGGCCCGCGCCGGATGTTGTTCCCGTCGATTGTTCGGCAGACGCGCTGCGGCGCGGGCGGTGCGGTCGTGACGGCCGCAGACGGATACGCCGCGCCACCGATCCACAGCCCTTCGCCGTCGGAGGTCAGCCGGGCGTCCCACGGATCGAGCCAATTTGTGCGGGCCGGATGATGCGGAGCCCGGACTTCGAAGTGCAGATGAGCGCCGCCCAATCCGGTATCGCCGCTCAGCGCAATGGGGCCGCCGATCTCACGCACATAGGCGTGCTGCTCGACAAGGACCGTCATCAGGTGCGCGTAGCCAGTAAACCACGTTAGCACGTCGGAGCCGACGACGCGCGAGTGCTCGATGAGGATGTAATTGCCGTATGCGTCCCCGCACGTGATGTCTTCACTGCTGCATCCGGTGTTTCTCGTCACGACGAGGCCCGGCGCCGCAGCATAGACCGGTGTGCCGAGTTCGAGGCCGTTCGGTCGCCCACCGACGTCCGTCCCTTCGTGCCCTTGATACTCGCGCGGGGTTGCGAGGCCGGGGCATTCGACCGAATAGTTCAGGTCGGTCCATGCCGAGTCAGGATAGCATGTAACGCTGCGGGCATGATCGGGCAGCGGCCAGCTCAAGAACGGAGGTCCGGACTCCCAAAGCGCGGCGTGTGACTCCTGCGAAATCGGTGCGGGTTCGTTCAGCCAGCTATCAAGCTGCACCGAGTCGACAACGCCAATGACCTGAATCGGGTAGGTTTCGAACACCGACGGCGGAGTTTGCAAGGCGAGCTGAGTGCGAAACGAGATCAGTTGGCCGGTATTCATGTTGATCGAGTATCCGAGTACGCCGACCACGTCGAACCCGATGAACGCCCATCCGCCCTGCAATGCCGCGCTGTTGCCTTTGAGTTCGGGGATCGAGCTTTCGTGCCGAAGCACCGGCGCTTGATCGGGCCCGGCGATCTGCCACAGGCGAACCCGATCCAGCGTATACAGCGAGTGACGCTCGAGCGCAATCAGCGCGCCATCGTCCGACCAGCCGAGCGGGACAAGATACCCGCGCTCCGGGCCGACCTCGCCAGCGAGCCAGACATGGTGCACGTCGTCTTCGACTATCACGACGCGATATTCAGGTCCGTCAGGCTGAATTGCGAGATAGGCAAGCTCCGTGCGATCGGGCGTCCACACCCCTTGAACAAGACCGTAGCCATCGGCCGGCGGCACAGCCGTCAGGCTGTAACGCGACGTATAGACGTTGCCATGACGCTTTGGCTGCAGCGATTCGAACGCGTCCTGTTCACGCCCGGTTGCGATCAATTCGCCCGTGGTCACGGATTGTGCGAAGACGGCATCGTTCCAGACGAACAGCAGCGCGTCTGTGCCTGTATTCTGTGCCTGACCCGGCGAGGTTGCGAACAGCATACACAAGACGACGCTTAGCCGCACAAACAGGTGGGACATGGTCCGAGCCTTCCGGAGCGTGATTCCACCGCGCAGTGTAGCGGGAGAACGCCGGTTCGACGCCCGCGTTTACGCAACGCCTGCCCGGCGGTCGATCTCGGATACACGTGTCACGTGTAGAGCTGCGTCGTGTTAGCGCAGGAACGACGGATCGCCGGTTACCCAAGCCGCGTACAGGGTCACGCCGTCGACAAGCGCAAGCCGAACCAGCGGGCCCTTCCGAACCGGACCTACGCCGTACAGTGCCGCGAAGGCTGCATAGTCGGCAAAGTTCATGTCTTCGACTGCGAAGGAATGGATCAGCATGACCGCATGCTTCGCGCCGCGCTGCAATGCCTCGATGACCGGCGAGGCCGCCCGGTGCAGCAGCTGATAACGGATTGAAGGCGGCACAGGATCGGCCAGACCAATACGTGCGCAGATTCCGACAAGGCGCTGTTCTTTGTTGGCCGAACCGTCACGCCACTGCCCGACCGTCGGCCCGAACGACTCCGCCACCTTCCCCTCGACGGCGATACATACTCGTTCGCCGCCGGCTTCGGCAATCACGAACAGGTCGTTCTGCGAGTCGCGTCCCTTTCCGGGCATCGGGACTTTGTGCTCAATCAGTCCTTGCCGCATGCGGATACCGGGGAATGCCGGTTCGAGGACATCACGCACTTCCGGCGGAAACCCGTCCGCGGCCATCCAGCTATGCGCCAGCGCCCACGCCGAGTAGCCCGGCTTCCACTGACGATCCGGCTCGGCCAGTCCGCGCTTCCAGTCCTCGGCTGCGCGAGCAGCTTCGCCGTTGAAAGAGAACGGCGCGCTTCTGGTCACCGGAGCCGCCAGAACGGGACGTAGTCTTCTAGGCAAGTCAGATCGAGCCGTGTGGCGGGATCATCGAGAAACGCCAGAGACAATTCGACAACACACCGATTCACGTTGACAATGCCATGACCGGCGTGTGCAACCCGGATGATCTGCCCATTGGACAAACCCTCCAACGCGGCATCTGCAAACAACGGCGGTGTAATCGGGTCGAATGCCCCCGACAAGACGAGCGCCGGAATACTACTCTCGACCGTCTGTGTTTCGATATCGGCCGATGCTGGCACACCCCATCCGCGGCAGGCTCCGATCATAAACTGTACGGCCGAATACAGGCCGGACCGGATCATCACAGGAAGTTCCAAACTGAGTGTCTCCGCGGTTCGCAGCGAGTTGAATGGCAGTTCATCAGCGCAAACCACACTCAAGCGCATGCCGTCGGCATATCCCAGCGAAGTATCCTGGGCGGCGGACAGACCCGTCTGTCCCGAGCCGCTCGGAATTATTCGGCCGTACAAGCGGCCAATCGGCCCTGCGTTACCCTCGATCATCTCATGTATCGCACGTGGAAGCTGCGGTATGAACTCACTTACATACAGCAACTCGAACAGCATACCCGGGACCTCGCGACTCCTGAGCGTCAAGATCGTCTCGTCAAGACGCTCGATCGTGACGGGCTGTCCGGTGTTGATCCAGTCGTGGAATCGCTCGGCAAGATTGGGAAAGGCTCCGTTACACGCGTCATCAGCCGCACACGCACTGAACAGCGCGTTGATTGAACGGTACCCGTTGACAACCTCCTGCTCATACATATTGATTTGCAGCGGCACCGGCGAGTCGAGGATGGCCCTTCGCACGATGGACGGGTGATCGCGCATGACCGTTAGGGCAAGTCGGCTACCGTAACTTACCCCGAAGAGGTCGACCTGTAGGTATCCAGCGGCCTCGACCAATGCAGCGATATCGTTGGCAATCTGAGCCGACGTATACATCTCGCGCTGGATACCGGCATCTGCAACGGCGGCCGCGCACGCTGAGTAGTAGGCGACCGGGAACGCTGCACGCTTGTCGAACAAGAACTCGTCGCAGAACAAGCTGGGGAGGCTGTAACCTGTGCCGCGCTGATCCACAAAGTAAACGATACGATCGGCAAACAACTCGTAGGTCAGGAGATAGTCGATACTATCGAGCGAGCCATACCCCGGCCCGCCTTCCAGATAGACCAGTGGCGTCTCCGGTAAATCATCATTGTCCACAGGCGTCGACACGGCGACCGCAATCTGGATTACCGCGCCGTCGGGATTGGCGTGGTCTTCCGGCACCGTAAGTAGACTGCAAGACAGGTCGAATCCGTTCGGTGGCGCAACCGGGCAGTCGATCGGCTCCATATCTCCGACGGCTTGCGCATGCGCCGGTGTCACAGCCGTGACGCTCACGCCAATGAATACGACGACCGTCCAAGCCACGTGTCTTAGGAACGTCAATGTCCTGTCCTCATGTACACACCCGCAATTTACCTACTACACAGATGATAGTCGGTAATCGTGGCAGGTGCGACGATTACAGCCTGTCTGACGCCCTTACCGCACCACCCACGGCACGGTGAAGTTGTTCGCGCACGAGGCATCCAGCGCCGCCGTCGGATTGTTGAGGAAGGTGATGCCCAACGCCTGCGCGCATTCTCCGGAGTCGATTACGCTGTGGCCCGCGCCGGGGATGATCACGACCTGCGCGGCGCTCAGCCCCACCGCGGCCTCCAGCGCCCACACCGGCGGCGTAATCGGGTCGAACTCGCCGGCCAGCACGAGGGTGGGAATCGCGCTTTGGACCGGCTGCGCCTCGATCGCGCCAGCGGCGGTTACGCCCCAATAGCTGCACGTCTCGAACTGGTTGAGCGCGCCCTCCAGCAAGCCATCCTTCACCGCCTGTGGCAAACTTGCCGAAAGCGCCTCGGCCTCTTCGTAGCTGTTGAACGGGACTTCTTCGACGCAGTGGACACTGTTGAACGTCGCATCGCTGTCGCCCACGTCCGTATATCCCAGCGCCAGCGTGCCGATCAGCCCTTCGACGACGCGGAAATACTCGTCGTCGTTCAGGCCCGCCATGTACGCTTCGGTCTGCTCGATCGTATCCGCCCCTAGATACAGGCCGATCAACTCGAAATACTCGTCATCGCTGGTCTCGTCGATGGCGGTACGGTACAGCTCGATGCGCTCGTCGTCGTCCAGTTCGTACAGAAAGTCGAGAAAAGCATCGAAGTCGTCAAAGCCGGAATAGGCGAACGCGATATCGTCGGCCAGTTCGTATAGCAGTTCGAACCGTTCGCCGTCGTCGCCCGAGGTGGACGGCCCGATATAGCCCGCAGCCACCTCGCCGAAGAACGTCC
The sequence above is a segment of the Candidatus Flexicrinis affinis genome. Coding sequences within it:
- a CDS encoding M23 family metallopeptidase; translation: MSHLFVRLSVVLCMLFATSPGQAQNTGTDALLFVWNDAVFAQSVTTGELIATGREQDAFESLQPKRHGNVYTSRYSLTAVPPADGYGLVQGVWTPDRTELAYLAIQPDGPEYRVVIVEDDVHHVWLAGEVGPERGYLVPLGWSDDGALIALERHSLYTLDRVRLWQIAGPDQAPVLRHESSIPELKGNSAALQGGWAFIGFDVVGVLGYSINMNTGQLISFRTQLALQTPPSVFETYPIQVIGVVDSVQLDSWLNEPAPISQESHAALWESGPPFLSWPLPDHARSVTCYPDSAWTDLNYSVECPGLATPREYQGHEGTDVGGRPNGLELGTPVYAAAPGLVVTRNTGCSSEDITCGDAYGNYILIEHSRVVGSDVLTWFTGYAHLMTVLVEQHAYVREIGGPIALSGDTGLGGAHLHFEVRAPHHPARTNWLDPWDARLTSDGEGLWIGGAAYPSAAVTTAPPAPQRVCRTIDGNNIRRGPGTEYDVIAKSQSQVDYEVYQIQAVQAGETPGEWYYIGWDQLSSTGWIWADLMRDCEPDAAG
- a CDS encoding YitT family protein, whose product is MAVTLNRTTRQTILRLVLLTAGTLIWVVSVVVFMAPFNIAPAGVSGVAVLLNHLFDTPIGLIVLLGNIPIQIYAYRVLGGWRTVASTVYCVVLFSLLTDWAAPLFPPQGVSDNVLLNALFGGVVGGVGAGLIYKAGGTAGGTSTLARIFQHRFGLPLSTVYLYANIAVVGAAGLVFGWEGALYAIVALGVEGATSDYLLEGPSVVRMGLIITDHPDTVAHAIMEMMGRGVTSWQATGMYTGHERTMLFVTVARFQIDQLRQIIAFTDPNAFVVIAQGHVAYGQGFLRPGGSLDELMAGKRRD
- a CDS encoding WD40 repeat domain-containing protein, which encodes MSSKRVVLRFFTLTFVALLWTAGDMGSSLAQADETPEIVIEIKWHPRGEGLFVIGRGSPGVWGLWLFDTNLQLVRFFQTESQISADWSPDGTRLAMGRDIRDVQTLDVLLTLSSRSGIGGWSPDGAQVLAWVDERNLGLYDSNTGALVRSVPTGEMIPDAVLWSPDGEYFALLQPIGRTDIISAQDGRLITTVPMEYPIGLRWSPDSRYLAAAFLTDAEPGTPNTLPYAPSPKIAFVTVWETLSGGTVHTFSGLPAVPLRLRWNPQKPELAGAAGEGVLYIWNLETGQQMEIYRPILALISMDYSPYGGRVIVGSWKSRQVIYETQPFAMANSVRWSQDIVADVVRVVIPDPSLELLESVESACVPITVADVLPAARESAQDLNRYAELVRENTEIGPGCRADLLAVAEALMAEAGQ
- a CDS encoding alpha/beta hydrolase, translated to MTFLRHVAWTVVVFIGVSVTAVTPAHAQAVGDMEPIDCPVAPPNGFDLSCSLLTVPEDHANPDGAVIQIAVAVSTPVDNDDLPETPLVYLEGGPGYGSLDSIDYLLTYELFADRIVYFVDQRGTGYSLPSLFCDEFLFDKRAAFPVAYYSACAAAVADAGIQREMYTSAQIANDIAALVEAAGYLQVDLFGVSYGSRLALTVMRDHPSIVRRAILDSPVPLQINMYEQEVVNGYRSINALFSACAADDACNGAFPNLAERFHDWINTGQPVTIERLDETILTLRSREVPGMLFELLYVSEFIPQLPRAIHEMIEGNAGPIGRLYGRIIPSGSGQTGLSAAQDTSLGYADGMRLSVVCADELPFNSLRTAETLSLELPVMIRSGLYSAVQFMIGACRGWGVPASADIETQTVESSIPALVLSGAFDPITPPLFADAALEGLSNGQIIRVAHAGHGIVNVNRCVVELSLAFLDDPATRLDLTCLEDYVPFWRLR